The following proteins are co-located in the Dietzia timorensis genome:
- a CDS encoding FecCD family ABC transporter permease, with the protein MSVPPLLLTAGLAILLVLSVIVSLAFGSERLPLGDVFGAVRARVFGGATPSFVIDSIVWELRLPRALLAAIAGAGLAIAGAAMQTLVRNPLADPYLLGVSSGASVGATAVLTTGALSGLGVYALSGGALLGALAASFAVFFIASAQGGLTPLRLVLSGVVLSAAFSAMSSFLVFLSPEPRAAESVMFWLLGSVAGATWVKLPFVFVIVALALVSLLAIHGWLDAMSAGEETAHSLGVPVRGLRISLFVLQAVTVGAVVAVAGGIGFSGLIAPHLARLVVGARHRVMLPVAALGGALFVVLVDTISRVLVSPQEMPLGVVTGIVGAPVFLILMGRARYSFGGQN; encoded by the coding sequence ATGTCCGTACCGCCGCTATTGCTGACGGCGGGGCTCGCGATCCTTCTCGTCCTCAGTGTCATCGTCTCCCTCGCCTTCGGCTCCGAACGCCTCCCGCTCGGCGACGTGTTCGGCGCGGTGCGCGCACGGGTATTCGGCGGGGCCACGCCGTCATTCGTGATCGACTCGATCGTGTGGGAGCTGCGGCTGCCACGCGCGCTGCTCGCGGCGATCGCAGGGGCAGGGCTCGCCATCGCCGGCGCCGCGATGCAGACTCTCGTGCGCAATCCGCTCGCCGATCCCTATCTGCTCGGGGTCTCCTCCGGCGCGTCGGTGGGCGCGACGGCGGTGCTCACCACGGGCGCGCTCAGCGGGCTCGGCGTGTACGCACTCTCCGGCGGCGCGTTGCTCGGCGCGCTGGCTGCGTCCTTCGCAGTGTTCTTCATCGCCAGCGCCCAGGGCGGGCTGACGCCGCTGCGCCTCGTCCTCTCCGGCGTCGTGCTCTCGGCCGCCTTCTCGGCGATGTCCTCGTTCCTCGTCTTCCTCTCGCCCGAGCCACGCGCCGCGGAGTCCGTGATGTTCTGGCTCCTCGGTTCGGTCGCGGGCGCGACGTGGGTGAAGCTGCCGTTCGTGTTCGTCATCGTGGCCCTGGCGCTCGTTTCCCTGCTCGCGATCCACGGCTGGCTCGACGCGATGAGCGCCGGCGAGGAGACCGCCCACTCGCTGGGCGTGCCGGTGCGGGGGCTGCGGATTTCGCTGTTCGTGCTGCAGGCCGTCACGGTCGGCGCGGTGGTCGCCGTCGCCGGCGGCATCGGTTTCAGCGGGCTTATCGCCCCGCACCTCGCGCGGCTCGTCGTGGGCGCACGGCACCGGGTGATGCTGCCGGTCGCCGCGCTCGGGGGCGCGCTGTTCGTGGTGTTGGTGGACACGATCTCGCGGGTGCTCGTCTCGCCGCAGGAAATGCCGCTCGGCGTCGTCACGGGGATCGTCGGAGCGCCGGTGTTCCTCATCCTCATGGGCCGCGCTCGCTACAGCTTCGGGGGCCAGAATTGA